A window from Pseudomonas kribbensis encodes these proteins:
- a CDS encoding ligase-associated DNA damage response exonuclease — MDLVIARPEGLYCPAGDFYIDPWRPVERAVITHAHGDHARTGNAHYLAASAGEGILRARLGQDINLQSLEYGRRLTHHGVTLSFHPAGHVLGSAQVRLEYGGEVWVASGDYKIEPDGTCAPFEPVRCHTFITESTFGLPIYRWQPQAQVFGEINQWWQANIEAGKTSVLFCYSFGKAQRILHGIDETLGPILSHGAVEPLNRVYREAGVYLPSTIYAGDVKKNDPLMRQALVIAPPSAGGSSWMRRFGDYSDSFASGWMRLRGTRRRRGVDRGFVLSDHADWPGLLWAIEQTGAERVMVTHGSIGVLVRHLREKGLDAQGFNTEYGDDEQDNLAVEPTVAEVQP; from the coding sequence ATGGACCTTGTTATCGCCCGCCCCGAAGGCCTGTACTGCCCCGCCGGGGACTTCTATATCGATCCGTGGCGCCCGGTCGAGCGCGCGGTGATCACCCATGCCCACGGCGATCACGCCCGCACCGGCAACGCGCATTATCTGGCGGCCAGCGCCGGCGAAGGCATTCTGCGTGCGCGTCTCGGTCAGGACATCAACCTGCAATCACTTGAGTACGGCCGGCGCCTGACCCACCACGGCGTCACCTTGAGTTTTCACCCTGCCGGACACGTTCTGGGCTCGGCTCAGGTACGGCTCGAATATGGCGGCGAAGTCTGGGTCGCTTCCGGCGACTACAAGATCGAACCCGACGGCACCTGTGCGCCCTTCGAACCGGTGCGCTGCCACACCTTCATCACCGAATCGACCTTCGGCCTGCCGATCTACCGCTGGCAGCCGCAGGCGCAGGTGTTTGGCGAGATCAATCAGTGGTGGCAGGCCAATATCGAAGCCGGCAAAACCAGCGTGCTGTTCTGCTATTCCTTCGGCAAGGCCCAGCGCATCCTCCACGGCATCGACGAAACCCTCGGCCCGATCCTCAGCCACGGCGCGGTGGAACCGCTGAACCGGGTCTACCGCGAGGCCGGGGTGTATCTACCGTCGACGATCTACGCCGGCGACGTGAAGAAAAACGATCCGCTGATGCGTCAGGCGCTGGTCATCGCCCCGCCTTCGGCCGGCGGCAGCAGCTGGATGCGGCGTTTCGGCGACTACAGCGACAGCTTCGCCAGCGGCTGGATGCGCTTGCGTGGCACCCGTCGGCGGCGCGGCGTGGATCGCGGTTTCGTGCTTTCCGATCACGCCGACTGGCCCGGCCTGTTGTGGGCCATCGAACAGACCGGTGCCGAGCGGGTGATGGTCACCCACGGCTCGATTGGTGTGCTGGTCCGCCACCTGCGCGAAAAAGGGCTGGATGCCCAAGGCTTCAACACCGAATACGGCGATGATGAACAGGACAACCTCGCCGTCGAACCCACCGTTGCCGAGGTGCAACCATGA
- a CDS encoding transporter substrate-binding domain-containing protein, whose protein sequence is MKKALLTLSALALCMAAGSALAKEYKELRFGVDPSYAPFESKAADGSLVGFDIDLGNAICAELKVKCKWVESDFDGMIPGLNANKFDGVISSMTVTPAREKAIDFSSELFSGPTAYVFKKGSGLTDDVASLKGKSVGYEQGTIQEAYAKAVLEKAGVKIQAYANQDQVYADLKNGRLDASIQDMLQAELGFLKSPDGAAYEVSKPVDSELLPAKTAVGIKKGNKELKALLDKGIKALHDDGKYAEIQKKHFGDLNLYSGK, encoded by the coding sequence ATGAAAAAAGCATTGCTGACCCTTTCTGCACTGGCGTTGTGCATGGCCGCCGGCTCCGCGCTGGCCAAGGAATACAAAGAGCTGCGTTTTGGCGTCGATCCTTCCTACGCACCGTTCGAGTCGAAAGCGGCCGACGGCAGCCTGGTGGGCTTTGACATCGATCTGGGCAACGCGATCTGCGCCGAGCTGAAGGTCAAGTGCAAGTGGGTCGAAAGCGACTTCGACGGCATGATTCCGGGCCTCAACGCCAATAAGTTCGACGGTGTGATCTCGTCGATGACGGTAACACCGGCCCGTGAAAAGGCCATCGACTTCTCCAGCGAGCTGTTCTCCGGCCCGACGGCCTACGTATTCAAGAAGGGTTCCGGCCTGACCGATGACGTTGCTTCGCTCAAGGGCAAATCCGTCGGTTACGAGCAAGGCACCATCCAGGAAGCCTACGCCAAGGCCGTGCTGGAGAAGGCCGGGGTGAAAATCCAGGCCTACGCCAACCAGGACCAGGTCTACGCCGACCTGAAAAACGGCCGCCTCGACGCCTCGATCCAGGACATGCTGCAAGCCGAACTGGGCTTTTTGAAGTCGCCGGACGGTGCCGCCTACGAAGTCAGCAAGCCGGTTGACAGCGAATTGCTGCCAGCCAAAACCGCTGTCGGTATTAAGAAAGGTAACAAAGAGCTGAAGGCGCTTTTAGATAAAGGTATCAAAGCGTTACACGACGACGGCAAATACGCCGAGATTCAAAAGAAACACTTTGGCGATCTGAATCTGTACAGCGGCAAATAA
- a CDS encoding ABC transporter permease, with the protein MIELLQEYWKPFLYTDGNNITGLAMTLWLLSASIFIGFIVSIPLSIARVSPHFYVRWPVQFYTYLFRGTPLYIQLLICYTGIYSLAAVRAQPMLDAFFRDAMNCTILAFALNTCAYTTEIFAGAIRSMNHGEVEAAKAYGLTGWKLYAYVIMPSALRRSLPYYSNEVILMLHSTTVAFTATIPDILKVARDANSATYLTFQSFGIAALIYLTITFALVGLFRLAERRWLAFLGPTH; encoded by the coding sequence ATGATCGAACTCCTGCAGGAATACTGGAAACCCTTCCTTTATACCGACGGCAACAACATCACCGGGCTGGCCATGACCCTGTGGTTGCTCAGTGCGTCGATCTTCATCGGTTTCATCGTGTCGATCCCGCTGTCGATTGCCCGGGTTTCCCCGCACTTCTACGTTCGCTGGCCGGTGCAGTTCTACACTTACCTGTTCCGGGGCACGCCGCTCTATATCCAGCTGCTGATCTGCTACACCGGGATCTACAGCCTGGCCGCCGTGCGCGCCCAGCCGATGCTCGATGCATTCTTTCGCGATGCGATGAACTGCACGATCCTCGCCTTCGCCCTCAACACCTGCGCCTACACCACGGAGATCTTCGCCGGGGCGATCCGCAGCATGAACCACGGCGAAGTCGAAGCGGCCAAGGCCTACGGCCTGACCGGCTGGAAGCTGTATGCCTACGTGATCATGCCGTCGGCGCTGCGTCGCTCGTTGCCGTATTACAGCAACGAAGTGATCCTGATGCTGCACTCGACCACCGTGGCGTTCACCGCAACGATCCCGGACATCCTGAAAGTCGCGCGGGACGCCAACTCGGCGACCTACCTGACCTTCCAGTCGTTCGGCATCGCCGCGCTGATCTACCTGACCATCACCTTTGCGCTGGTCGGCCTGTTCCGTCTTGCCGAACGCCGATGGCTGGCCTTCCTCGGGCCGACTCACTAG
- a CDS encoding ATP-dependent DNA ligase: MKDFAGLYAELDATTSSNAKLAAMQAYFAQAEPQDAAWAVYFLSGGRPRQLVPVRILRELAVEVSGLTPWLFEESYQAVGDLAETISLVLPENPHTSEAGLAEWIEHKLLPLRGETPEYLARQLPALWAQLDRPSLMLCIKLITGSFRVGVSKLLVTRALASMAGLDSKRVAQRLVGYTDLSNRPDAASYLKLIAPESSDEHAQRGGQPYPFFLAHGLSQPVEQFEDLLGPASNWQVEWKWDGIRAQVVKRDGRLWIWSRGEELVTERFPELDSLVEGLPDGTVIDGEIVVWKNTRPDAEAFDPDSTAPPAVQPFALLQQRIGRKTLDRKILEDVPVVVLAYDLLEWQGEDWRNQPQIKRREQLEQVIARCNNPVLLPSPVLTGSDWFDLARQREASRRLGVEGMMLKARDAMYGVGRTKDMGVWWKWKVDPFSVDAVLIYAQRGHGRRASLYSDYTFAVWDGPPGSSARALVPFAKAYSGLTDEEMREVDSIVRKTTVEKFGPVSSVTPSLVFELGFEGIALSRRHKSGIAVRFPRMLRWRQDKTVEEADNLATLQNLLV, translated from the coding sequence ATGAAAGACTTCGCCGGGTTGTACGCCGAACTCGACGCCACCACCTCCAGCAACGCGAAACTCGCAGCCATGCAGGCCTACTTCGCCCAGGCGGAACCGCAAGATGCCGCGTGGGCGGTGTACTTTCTGTCCGGCGGACGGCCACGACAACTGGTGCCGGTACGGATCCTGCGCGAACTCGCCGTCGAAGTGTCCGGACTCACGCCATGGCTGTTCGAGGAAAGCTATCAGGCGGTCGGCGATCTGGCGGAAACCATTTCGCTGGTACTCCCGGAAAACCCGCACACCTCCGAAGCCGGCCTCGCCGAATGGATCGAGCACAAGCTGTTGCCGCTGCGCGGTGAAACCCCGGAATACCTCGCTCGTCAGTTGCCGGCGCTGTGGGCGCAACTGGACCGGCCGAGCCTGATGCTGTGCATCAAACTGATCACCGGCAGTTTCCGCGTCGGTGTGTCCAAATTGCTGGTGACCCGTGCCCTGGCCTCGATGGCCGGGCTGGACAGCAAACGCGTGGCGCAACGGCTGGTGGGTTACACCGACTTGTCCAACCGGCCGGACGCCGCCAGCTACCTGAAACTGATCGCCCCCGAGTCCAGCGACGAACACGCCCAGCGCGGCGGCCAGCCGTATCCGTTCTTTCTCGCCCACGGCCTGTCGCAACCGGTCGAGCAGTTCGAAGACTTGCTCGGCCCGGCCAGCAACTGGCAGGTGGAGTGGAAGTGGGACGGCATTCGCGCCCAAGTGGTCAAGCGCGACGGGCGACTATGGATCTGGTCCCGTGGCGAGGAACTGGTGACCGAACGTTTTCCCGAACTCGATTCGCTGGTTGAAGGCTTGCCTGACGGCACGGTGATCGACGGCGAAATCGTGGTCTGGAAAAACACCCGGCCTGACGCCGAAGCCTTTGATCCTGATTCGACGGCGCCACCGGCGGTGCAACCTTTCGCCCTGCTCCAGCAACGGATCGGTCGCAAGACCCTGGACAGGAAGATCCTCGAAGACGTACCGGTGGTGGTCCTCGCCTACGACCTTTTGGAATGGCAGGGCGAAGACTGGCGCAACCAGCCGCAGATCAAACGGCGAGAACAACTGGAACAGGTCATCGCCCGGTGCAACAACCCGGTGCTGCTGCCCTCCCCCGTGCTGACCGGCAGCGACTGGTTCGACCTCGCCCGGCAGCGCGAAGCCTCCCGGCGACTGGGGGTCGAAGGCATGATGCTCAAGGCCCGCGACGCGATGTACGGCGTCGGGCGCACCAAGGACATGGGCGTCTGGTGGAAATGGAAAGTCGACCCGTTCAGTGTCGACGCCGTGCTGATTTACGCCCAGCGCGGCCATGGCCGGCGTGCCAGCCTCTACAGCGATTACACGTTTGCGGTGTGGGACGGGCCGCCCGGTTCCAGCGCCCGCGCCCTGGTGCCATTCGCCAAGGCCTATTCCGGCCTGACCGACGAGGAAATGCGCGAGGTCGACAGCATTGTGCGCAAGACCACCGTGGAAAAATTCGGCCCGGTCAGCAGCGTGACACCGAGCCTGGTGTTCGAACTGGGTTTCGAAGGCATCGCCCTGTCGCGCCGGCACAAGAGCGGCATCGCCGTGCGCTTCCCGCGCATGCTGCGCTGGCGCCAGGACAAGACTGTGGAAGAAGCCGACAACCTGGCGACCTTGCAAAATCTGCTGGTCTGA
- a CDS encoding ABC transporter permease — translation MFENLLQNLGLSAFSLKGFGPLLLEGTWMTIKLSALSLLVAVLLGLLGASAKLSKSKLLRLPAQLYTTLIRGVPDLVLMLLIFYSLQTWLTALTDVMEWDYIEIDSFTAGVITLGFIYGAYFTETFRGAILAVPRGQVEAATAYGLKRGQRFRFVVFPQMMRFALPGIGNNWMVMLKATALVSIIGLADLVKAAQDAGKSSYQLFYFLVLAALIYLLITSASNVILRWLERRYAAGAREAVR, via the coding sequence ATGTTCGAAAACCTCTTACAAAATCTGGGGCTCTCCGCCTTCAGCCTCAAGGGCTTCGGTCCGTTGCTGTTGGAAGGCACCTGGATGACCATCAAATTGTCGGCGTTGTCGCTGCTGGTGGCCGTGTTGCTCGGCCTGCTGGGCGCCAGTGCCAAACTGTCCAAATCAAAACTGCTGCGCCTGCCTGCCCAGCTCTACACCACGCTGATTCGCGGGGTGCCGGACCTGGTGCTGATGCTGTTGATCTTCTACAGCCTGCAAACCTGGCTGACCGCGCTGACCGACGTCATGGAGTGGGATTACATTGAAATCGACTCCTTCACCGCCGGCGTGATCACTCTGGGCTTCATTTATGGCGCGTACTTCACCGAAACCTTCCGCGGCGCGATCCTCGCCGTGCCACGGGGTCAGGTTGAAGCTGCCACGGCCTACGGCCTCAAACGCGGCCAGCGCTTTCGCTTCGTGGTGTTCCCGCAAATGATGCGCTTCGCCCTGCCGGGCATCGGCAACAACTGGATGGTGATGCTCAAGGCCACCGCGCTGGTGTCGATCATCGGCCTGGCGGATCTGGTCAAGGCCGCCCAGGATGCCGGCAAAAGCTCCTATCAACTGTTTTACTTCCTGGTACTCGCCGCCTTGATCTATCTGCTGATCACCAGTGCCTCGAACGTCATCCTGCGCTGGCTCGAACGTCGCTACGCCGCCGGTGCCCGGGAGGCCGTACGATGA